The following are encoded together in the Erwinia sp. E602 genome:
- a CDS encoding WavQ — protein MNVFIYANSYDGNSGGILVLHRLCHLINQLEGCRAWLVGATPLSTNRPDPKRIAAELKWYVYGKRRFQTNPLWQTPVWQNGKLPDDAVVVYPEVTNGNPLRAKRVVRWFLHQPGYHTGVIDYGKGELWFKFNSAIDDFSRADSVLSAHELKVIYYPLDIYQPVEGADDNRTLECCHMVRKGTDKPAVHPAGSVAVDGLSHQEMANVFRRARRFISYDDYTAYSIFAVLSGCESIVVPGKGRSITDWYPQESDRYGLAYGFEPQQLEWAAATRHKVSEHILAEHEKSRQNVIQAIDEIRHYFNQ, from the coding sequence ATGAATGTCTTTATTTATGCCAACAGCTATGACGGGAACAGTGGCGGGATCCTTGTTCTGCACCGTCTGTGCCACCTGATCAATCAGCTGGAAGGGTGCCGCGCCTGGCTGGTGGGCGCGACCCCGCTCAGCACTAACCGGCCCGATCCGAAAAGGATTGCCGCAGAGCTCAAGTGGTACGTTTACGGTAAGCGACGTTTTCAGACCAACCCACTCTGGCAGACGCCAGTCTGGCAGAACGGCAAGCTGCCGGACGATGCGGTTGTCGTCTATCCTGAAGTGACCAACGGCAATCCGCTGCGGGCGAAGCGCGTGGTCCGCTGGTTTCTGCACCAGCCGGGGTATCATACCGGCGTGATTGACTACGGTAAGGGTGAACTCTGGTTCAAGTTTAATTCCGCCATTGATGACTTTTCCCGTGCAGATTCGGTGCTGTCCGCGCATGAACTCAAGGTTATCTATTATCCGCTGGATATCTATCAGCCTGTGGAAGGTGCGGATGATAACAGGACGCTGGAATGTTGCCATATGGTGAGAAAAGGCACCGATAAACCCGCTGTTCACCCTGCAGGATCTGTCGCGGTGGATGGGCTGTCCCATCAGGAAATGGCGAACGTGTTCCGGCGCGCCCGACGTTTTATCTCCTATGATGATTACACCGCGTACTCTATTTTTGCCGTGCTGAGTGGCTGTGAATCGATCGTCGTGCCGGGGAAAGGGCGCAGCATCACTGACTGGTACCCGCAGGAGAGCGACCGTTACGGGCTGGCCTACGGTTTTGAGCCGCAGCAGCTGGAGTGGGCCGCTGCCACGCGCCATAAAGTGTCAGAACATATTCTCGCCGAACATGAAAAGTCACGTCAAAACGTGATCCAGGCGATTGATGAAATCCGGCATTATTTTAATCAGTAA
- the rfbD gene encoding dTDP-4-dehydrorhamnose reductase: MKILLLGKNGQLGWELQRALAPLGQVTALASDAADYCGDLRQPELLAATVRQLRPDVIVNAAAWTAVDLAESEPQAAYQVNAQAVEVLAREAQQLGAWLIHYSTDYVFSGSGERPWREDDSTGPLNVYGASKLAGEQAIIAACDQHLIFRTSWVYGSRGNNFARTMLRLGQQREELAVINDQFGAPTGADLLADCSAHALVKALANPALAGVYHLAAGGTTSWYDYARLVFSEADAAGLPLALRKLNPQPTSGYPTPAQRPLNSRLDTAKFKQAFGLQLPEWQQGVQRMLAEILPLQVK, from the coding sequence ATGAAGATCCTGCTGTTAGGGAAAAACGGCCAGCTCGGCTGGGAACTGCAGCGCGCGCTGGCGCCGCTAGGCCAGGTGACGGCGCTGGCCAGCGATGCGGCCGACTACTGTGGCGATCTGCGCCAGCCTGAACTGCTGGCGGCGACTGTCCGCCAGCTGCGGCCGGATGTGATTGTTAACGCTGCCGCCTGGACCGCCGTTGACCTTGCCGAAAGCGAGCCGCAGGCCGCTTATCAGGTGAATGCGCAGGCGGTCGAAGTGCTTGCCCGCGAAGCGCAGCAGCTGGGCGCATGGCTGATTCACTACTCCACCGATTACGTCTTTTCCGGCAGCGGTGAACGACCGTGGCGGGAAGACGACAGCACCGGTCCGCTGAACGTGTACGGCGCCAGCAAGCTGGCCGGCGAGCAGGCAATTATTGCGGCCTGTGACCAGCACCTGATCTTCCGTACCAGCTGGGTCTACGGCAGCCGCGGTAATAACTTTGCCCGCACCATGCTGCGTCTTGGCCAGCAGCGCGAAGAGCTGGCGGTGATTAATGACCAGTTTGGCGCACCGACCGGCGCGGACCTGCTGGCAGACTGTAGCGCCCATGCGCTGGTTAAAGCGCTGGCTAACCCGGCGCTGGCCGGGGTTTACCACCTTGCGGCGGGCGGCACGACCAGCTGGTACGACTATGCCCGGCTGGTGTTTAGTGAAGCCGATGCAGCCGGCCTGCCGCTGGCGCTGCGGAAGCTTAATCCGCAGCCGACCAGCGGTTATCCCACTCCGGCACAGCGACCGCTTAATTCGCGGCTGGATACGGCAAAATTTAAGCAGGCGTTTGGCCTGCAATTGCCTGAGTGGCAGCAGGGGGTTCAGCGGATGCTGGCCGAAATTCTGCCGTTGCAGGTAAAATAA
- the rfbC gene encoding dTDP-4-dehydrorhamnose 3,5-epimerase has product MNVITTAIPDVLLFEPRVFGDDRGFFFESFSQQVFEQAVGHPVSFVQDNHSKSSKGVLRGLHYQRAPHAQGKLVRCVAGAVFDVAVDIRPGSPTRGQWVGEILSAENKRQLWIPEGFAHGFLVLSDSAEFVYKTTAYYHPQSDAGIAWNDPVLDIRWPLPSGGPLLSEKDAAAEKFL; this is encoded by the coding sequence ATGAATGTGATCACCACGGCAATACCTGACGTGTTGCTGTTTGAACCCCGGGTGTTTGGCGACGATCGCGGCTTCTTTTTTGAAAGCTTCAGCCAACAGGTCTTTGAGCAGGCAGTCGGTCACCCGGTGAGTTTTGTGCAGGATAACCACTCTAAATCCTCTAAAGGCGTATTACGCGGCCTGCACTACCAGCGTGCGCCACACGCTCAGGGCAAGCTGGTGCGTTGTGTCGCCGGTGCGGTGTTTGACGTGGCGGTGGATATCCGCCCCGGCTCGCCGACGCGTGGCCAGTGGGTGGGGGAGATCCTCTCGGCGGAAAACAAACGTCAGTTGTGGATACCGGAAGGCTTTGCACACGGTTTTCTGGTTCTGAGCGACAGCGCTGAGTTTGTCTACAAAACGACGGCTTACTACCATCCGCAGAGCGATGCGGGGATCGCCTGGAACGATCCTGTACTGGATATCCGCTGGCCGCTGCCGTCCGGCGGCCCTCTGCTTTCTGAGAAAGATGCCGCTGCTGAAAAATTCTTATGA
- a CDS encoding glycosyltransferase, translating to MMKVLPVIVLYKTKLNGSQSVCSLLAQNIGVLGIDKIFVYDNSPVASPQQPGTDAAAVEVIYHHDRQNSGVSRAYNTAARYASEQGYDWLLLLDQDTLLPDGALERYRDAMLLHPQLPLFAPVLKTQQGAICSPCEYRFHRGFSPKEVHRGLADFRHWAPINSCMMVSTEKLLEVGGYNERAFLDFSDFQFIERLRKKYSQFCIVDFVATQDFSNDTRDVSALARRFKLYCQCALGCERDSALDSLQYLMIVTLRMLKLTARTRNLDFLKIFIKGYIFRRSEEV from the coding sequence ATGATGAAAGTTTTGCCCGTTATTGTTCTGTACAAAACAAAGCTGAATGGCAGCCAGAGCGTCTGTTCTCTGCTGGCGCAGAATATCGGTGTGCTCGGGATCGATAAAATTTTCGTTTATGATAATTCTCCCGTTGCCAGTCCTCAACAGCCAGGCACCGACGCGGCAGCGGTTGAGGTTATCTATCATCACGATCGGCAGAATTCCGGCGTCAGCCGTGCCTATAACACCGCCGCACGTTACGCCAGTGAACAGGGTTACGACTGGCTGCTGTTGCTCGATCAGGACACCCTGTTACCGGACGGTGCCCTGGAACGTTATCGTGATGCCATGCTGTTGCATCCGCAGCTTCCGCTGTTTGCCCCGGTGCTTAAAACTCAACAAGGGGCGATCTGCTCACCCTGTGAGTACCGCTTCCATCGCGGCTTTTCGCCCAAAGAGGTCCACCGTGGCTTAGCGGACTTTCGGCACTGGGCTCCCATCAACAGCTGTATGATGGTTTCAACTGAAAAACTGCTGGAGGTCGGTGGCTATAATGAACGCGCCTTCCTCGACTTCAGCGATTTTCAGTTTATCGAGCGTTTAAGGAAAAAATATTCCCAATTCTGTATTGTCGACTTTGTCGCAACGCAGGATTTTTCAAATGACACCCGCGATGTTTCCGCGCTTGCGCGTCGTTTTAAACTCTATTGCCAGTGTGCCCTGGGCTGCGAACGTGATTCTGCTCTCGACAGCCTGCAGTATTTGATGATTGTGACGCTGCGAATGCTAAAACTGACCGCGCGCACCCGTAATCTCGATTTCTTGAAGATTTTCATCAAAGGATACATTTTCAGGAGAAGTGAAGAAGTATGA
- a CDS encoding glycosyltransferase family 4 protein, giving the protein MPSIAHVQVMPKLSGVQNFSLHILKDLPFDEKYLICSEAEQVAEGQREEFIQAFTEAGVKIIWAKHLCRSTGPHDLAATLELWQIFRRYRFDIVHTNSTKPGVIARIAARLAGIKKVIHTVHGIAFHEHESLLKRVFYYGLEAFALQFGHVNVSVNKFYLRYYRPFFWKKNCFIYNGINPEKWINQAPVTPSLSEAEEGKAVKRVLFVGRLDTQKNPLTAIRAFACLLGKLPGAHFDMVGDGELRADCEALVRELGIEQQVTFHGWIGNPEHFYARCDVFFCPSLYEAFGFTFTEAALFSRPIVASDVEGIPEVVIANKMGLICSADDYAAQADCLYRILTDSSLAAEFGRFGRQHVIEHFPLSNCLKQYLKLYTDE; this is encoded by the coding sequence ATGCCTAGTATTGCGCATGTCCAGGTTATGCCGAAATTATCCGGCGTACAGAACTTTTCTTTACATATTCTGAAAGATCTGCCCTTTGACGAAAAATATCTTATCTGCTCTGAGGCAGAGCAGGTAGCGGAAGGGCAGCGGGAGGAGTTTATTCAGGCCTTCACCGAGGCCGGCGTAAAAATCATTTGGGCAAAGCACCTGTGCCGATCGACAGGGCCTCACGATCTTGCTGCAACCCTCGAGCTGTGGCAGATATTTCGTCGCTATCGTTTTGACATCGTTCATACCAATTCGACAAAGCCCGGGGTTATCGCCCGTATTGCCGCCAGACTTGCGGGAATTAAAAAGGTCATTCATACCGTGCATGGCATTGCCTTTCATGAGCACGAAAGTCTGCTTAAGAGAGTGTTTTATTACGGTCTTGAAGCATTCGCTCTGCAATTTGGCCATGTTAACGTATCGGTCAATAAGTTCTATCTTCGCTATTATCGCCCGTTTTTCTGGAAAAAGAATTGCTTTATTTATAATGGCATTAATCCTGAGAAGTGGATAAACCAGGCGCCGGTTACTCCCTCGTTATCTGAGGCTGAAGAAGGCAAAGCGGTAAAACGGGTCCTGTTTGTCGGCCGGCTCGATACGCAGAAAAACCCCCTGACCGCTATCCGCGCGTTTGCCTGCCTTCTGGGTAAGCTGCCCGGTGCGCATTTCGATATGGTCGGCGATGGTGAACTCAGAGCAGATTGTGAAGCGCTGGTGCGTGAACTGGGCATTGAACAACAGGTGACGTTCCACGGCTGGATTGGCAACCCTGAACACTTCTATGCACGCTGTGACGTGTTTTTTTGCCCCTCTCTCTACGAAGCATTCGGTTTTACCTTCACCGAGGCTGCGCTGTTCTCGCGTCCCATCGTCGCTTCTGATGTCGAGGGCATCCCGGAGGTGGTGATCGCCAATAAAATGGGTTTGATATGCAGTGCCGATGACTACGCGGCCCAGGCAGACTGTCTGTATCGCATTCTGACCGACTCTTCACTGGCTGCGGAATTTGGTCGGTTTGGTCGTCAGCACGTTATTGAGCATTTTCCTCTGTCAAACTGCCTGAAACAGTATCTGAAACTCTATACCGATGAATGA
- a CDS encoding glycosyltransferase has protein sequence MATYNGEHYIHQQLLSILKQLDEHDEVIISDDGSQDSTLAVIAAFNDPRVTVISHSRDWLPAATPVISRVKNSFSSALEKAQGEFIFLSDQDDEWLEGRVVAAVAELQSGADLVVCDCKVVDDNHQTLINSWYEFIPPSKSLLRTLWKSSFHGCCMAFRAGVLRRALPFPDRDIGHDTWLGLMACWRGKVTFLAQPYILYRRHGSAVTHCGFKSERSLKTKLLYRKDLMLSLLTRMVNA, from the coding sequence ATGGCCACCTATAACGGCGAACACTATATTCACCAACAGCTGCTGAGTATTTTAAAACAACTGGACGAGCATGATGAAGTCATCATTTCCGACGATGGCAGTCAGGACAGTACGTTAGCGGTTATTGCTGCGTTTAACGATCCACGAGTAACGGTTATCAGCCATTCGCGTGACTGGCTGCCGGCTGCCACCCCCGTCATTTCACGGGTGAAAAACAGTTTTTCCTCTGCGCTGGAGAAAGCACAGGGTGAATTTATTTTCCTCTCCGACCAGGACGACGAGTGGCTGGAGGGCCGCGTTGTGGCCGCAGTGGCCGAATTGCAGAGTGGCGCTGACCTGGTGGTCTGCGACTGCAAAGTGGTTGATGACAACCACCAGACGCTGATTAACTCCTGGTATGAATTCATCCCGCCCAGCAAGAGCCTGCTGCGCACGCTGTGGAAGAGCTCTTTCCACGGATGCTGTATGGCCTTTCGCGCCGGGGTATTACGCCGCGCGCTGCCGTTCCCGGACCGGGATATCGGCCATGACACGTGGCTTGGCCTGATGGCCTGCTGGCGGGGAAAAGTAACATTCCTGGCTCAGCCCTATATTCTTTACCGTCGTCACGGCAGCGCGGTAACGCATTGCGGGTTCAAAAGCGAACGCAGTCTGAAAACAAAACTGCTTTATCGTAAAGATCTTATGCTGTCGCTGCTGACAAGGATGGTCAATGCCTAG
- the rfbA gene encoding glucose-1-phosphate thymidylyltransferase RfbA has product MMARKGIILAGGSGTRLYPVTMAVSKQLLPIYDKPMIYYPLSTLMLAGIRDILIISTPQDTPRFEQLLGDGSQWGLNLQYVVQQSPDGLAQAFILGEEFIGEDSCALVLGDNIFYGHDLPKELQSAVGQTSGATVFAYHVNDPERYGVVEFDADGVAVSLEEKPAEPKSNYAVTGLYFYDNRVVGMAKSLQPSPRGELEITDINRLYMEQGELSVAMMGRGFAWLDTGTHHSLIEASNFIQTIEERQGLKVSCPEEIAFRKGFIDAAQVRKLAEPLSKNAYGQYLLKMIKGLN; this is encoded by the coding sequence ATGATGGCACGTAAGGGAATTATTCTGGCGGGCGGCTCCGGCACCCGTCTCTATCCGGTGACAATGGCGGTCAGCAAGCAGCTGCTGCCGATCTATGACAAACCGATGATCTACTACCCGCTCAGCACCCTGATGCTGGCCGGCATCCGCGATATCCTGATTATCAGCACCCCGCAGGACACGCCGCGTTTTGAACAGCTGCTTGGCGATGGCAGCCAGTGGGGCCTTAACCTGCAGTACGTGGTGCAACAGAGCCCGGACGGGCTGGCGCAGGCGTTTATCCTCGGTGAAGAGTTTATCGGTGAAGACAGCTGTGCGCTGGTGCTCGGCGACAATATCTTCTACGGCCACGACCTGCCAAAAGAGCTGCAGTCGGCGGTGGGCCAGACTTCCGGCGCAACGGTCTTTGCCTATCATGTCAATGACCCCGAGCGTTACGGCGTGGTCGAGTTTGACGCGGACGGCGTGGCGGTGTCGCTGGAGGAGAAACCAGCCGAACCAAAGAGTAACTACGCCGTTACCGGGCTCTACTTCTACGACAACCGCGTAGTCGGGATGGCCAAAAGCCTGCAGCCGTCACCGCGCGGCGAGCTGGAGATCACCGATATTAACCGCCTGTATATGGAGCAGGGCGAGCTGTCAGTAGCGATGATGGGGCGCGGCTTCGCGTGGCTGGACACCGGCACCCACCACAGCCTGATCGAGGCCAGCAACTTCATTCAGACCATTGAAGAACGTCAGGGGCTGAAAGTCTCCTGCCCGGAAGAGATCGCCTTCCGCAAAGGCTTTATTGATGCTGCGCAGGTGCGCAAACTGGCCGAACCGCTGTCGAAAAACGCCTACGGTCAGTATCTGTTGAAAATGATTAAAGGTCTGAACTGA
- a CDS encoding EpsG family protein, translating into MIIYIFGYMILLGMLLVSVDRRCPVYLSRLMFSFMCVTLLVFCALRGDIDPDHHSYLNIYGYITQGQTYLIEPAFYFFTWLSYYLINSPALIFIGFAFISLTVKHELLRKYSLYPLLSLLIYYCNYYILHDMTQIRIGVAIGIAFAAIVCWFSNRRYTYYLLIFISFLFHYSALMFLIVPFLPKGRVKNKELLIYIFVLVFAYVLYAMKFGLASVFSYIPIGFVQEKFLAYSEETRSGALQPVNVFSMMQMLKLAVIALIFLFANRRYSHSPFHNTMFRFYIFSSLFWVMFFDIPAFSIRISELFGFSEVFLLPCLMSVSARKSVGLGIIISITLFMFYLNIYHNKILLPWSVFWE; encoded by the coding sequence ATGATAATTTATATTTTCGGTTATATGATTCTGCTGGGGATGCTGCTGGTATCCGTTGACAGAAGATGTCCGGTTTATTTGTCCCGGCTGATGTTCTCATTTATGTGTGTTACGCTGTTAGTGTTTTGCGCGCTACGCGGAGACATTGATCCCGATCATCATAGTTATCTGAATATCTACGGCTATATTACTCAGGGGCAGACTTATCTGATTGAGCCTGCCTTCTATTTCTTTACATGGCTTTCTTATTACCTGATTAACAGCCCTGCATTGATTTTTATAGGGTTTGCCTTTATTTCCCTCACGGTAAAACATGAGTTACTGAGAAAGTATAGTCTCTATCCGCTGCTGTCATTGCTGATTTATTACTGCAATTATTATATTTTGCATGATATGACGCAGATACGCATCGGTGTTGCGATTGGTATTGCTTTCGCCGCGATCGTCTGCTGGTTCAGTAACCGGAGATATACCTATTATCTGTTGATCTTCATCTCTTTCCTTTTCCATTATTCCGCACTGATGTTCTTAATTGTGCCATTTTTGCCTAAGGGAAGGGTCAAAAATAAAGAACTTCTGATTTATATCTTTGTGCTGGTCTTTGCATACGTTTTGTATGCTATGAAATTTGGACTTGCGAGCGTGTTCTCCTATATACCTATCGGCTTCGTACAGGAGAAGTTCCTTGCCTATAGTGAGGAAACACGCTCGGGAGCCCTGCAGCCAGTCAATGTTTTCAGTATGATGCAGATGCTGAAGCTGGCAGTAATTGCGTTGATATTTTTATTTGCCAACCGCAGATACAGCCACTCTCCGTTTCATAATACAATGTTTCGCTTCTATATTTTTTCTTCTTTATTCTGGGTGATGTTTTTTGATATTCCTGCCTTTAGCATTCGTATATCAGAGTTGTTTGGATTTTCAGAGGTGTTTCTGCTTCCCTGCCTGATGTCGGTGTCCGCCAGGAAGTCTGTTGGGTTAGGTATAATCATTTCGATAACCCTGTTTATGTTTTATCTTAATATTTATCATAATAAAATTCTTTTGCCGTGGTCGGTATTTTGGGAGTGA
- a CDS encoding lipopolysaccharide biosynthesis protein, translating into MNKHLNVLAYIYSVRIYAAAISIVLVPWVIKLVGYDAYGLVGFFAILLACMNILDAGIGGVLTRQAIVSRTSRGQFSQFLSVFRKVIILFVTVGIAVALLGSLLAQHYGKSWLNTSLSHQEVAFCTSLMFCIFAVHYIQGPWRSLLLSNESQATLATINFVYMSLSQPGALLLLIYYRQDIKFYFFAQLIAAIINTSLMIFYGERVKRKIVAGLRDVNEVVNRLSLRSLLLFALQLSLLSILWIIVNQSDKLALTRFMALSDYAKYSVAVSLTTVVAIISDPLNQVLLPRLTRSWHEKNFAVFARFFFAAYSFVCLLLVPLSAFMFFFANDLLYLWSNDRVLAEGAARYLPWLFAGSVFAVLSNLCFLLRYSSGQLKNHTLIYLLFSVLVVPLNVIVARVWQGEGTSLFFAASSGLLFLLWAGYNFHRYFVSGAALLYQMLLPVILISLVWFWFIARVDIPSTSRVVSFAILMLKGLGGTVLTGGYILLIRNKINITIRASVQ; encoded by the coding sequence ATGAATAAACACCTTAATGTATTGGCCTATATTTACAGCGTCAGGATTTATGCCGCTGCGATCAGCATTGTTCTGGTTCCGTGGGTCATAAAGCTGGTCGGCTATGATGCGTACGGGCTGGTAGGTTTTTTTGCTATTCTGCTGGCCTGCATGAACATCCTGGATGCCGGCATCGGCGGCGTATTAACCCGGCAGGCGATCGTGTCACGTACCAGCCGGGGGCAGTTCAGTCAGTTCCTCAGTGTGTTTCGTAAAGTCATTATTCTGTTTGTGACGGTGGGGATCGCGGTAGCGCTGCTGGGCAGCCTGCTGGCGCAGCACTACGGTAAAAGCTGGCTGAACACCAGCCTCAGCCATCAGGAAGTGGCATTCTGTACGTCGCTGATGTTTTGCATTTTCGCCGTACACTATATTCAGGGGCCGTGGCGAAGTTTACTGCTTTCGAATGAAAGTCAGGCGACGCTTGCTACCATCAACTTTGTCTATATGTCTCTGTCACAGCCCGGCGCCCTGCTGCTGCTGATCTATTACCGGCAGGATATAAAATTTTATTTTTTCGCCCAGCTGATTGCCGCGATAATTAACACCTCGCTGATGATATTTTACGGCGAGAGGGTTAAACGGAAGATTGTTGCCGGACTTCGCGACGTTAATGAAGTGGTCAACCGTCTGTCGTTAAGAAGCCTGCTGCTGTTCGCGTTACAGCTTTCGCTGTTATCCATACTGTGGATTATCGTTAATCAGTCAGACAAGCTGGCGCTTACCCGATTTATGGCGCTGTCTGATTACGCAAAATACAGCGTAGCGGTGTCACTGACTACCGTGGTTGCCATCATCAGCGATCCCCTCAACCAGGTGCTGTTGCCCAGGCTCACGCGTAGCTGGCATGAGAAAAATTTCGCCGTCTTTGCGCGGTTCTTTTTTGCTGCCTACAGTTTTGTCTGCCTGCTGCTGGTGCCGCTGAGCGCGTTTATGTTTTTCTTTGCCAACGATCTTCTCTATCTCTGGAGCAACGATCGTGTTCTGGCTGAGGGCGCCGCGCGTTACCTGCCGTGGCTGTTTGCCGGTAGCGTGTTTGCCGTGCTTTCTAACCTCTGTTTTTTACTGCGATACAGTTCCGGCCAGCTGAAAAACCATACGCTGATCTATCTGCTCTTCAGCGTGCTGGTGGTCCCTCTCAACGTCATTGTTGCCCGCGTCTGGCAGGGTGAGGGGACATCGCTGTTTTTTGCGGCCAGCAGCGGTCTGCTGTTCCTGCTGTGGGCAGGCTATAACTTTCATCGTTATTTTGTCTCCGGAGCCGCATTGCTCTACCAGATGCTGCTGCCGGTCATACTCATTTCGCTGGTCTGGTTCTGGTTTATCGCCCGGGTGGATATCCCCTCCACAAGTCGCGTTGTCAGTTTCGCTATATTGATGCTGAAGGGCCTTGGGGGAACGGTTCTTACCGGTGGCTACATTTTGCTTATCAGAAATAAAATTAACATTACAATAAGAGCCAGTGTCCAATGA